The Xiphophorus maculatus strain JP 163 A chromosome 21, X_maculatus-5.0-male, whole genome shotgun sequence genome window below encodes:
- the esyt2 gene encoding extended synaptotagmin-2 isoform X4 encodes MSGDTMTAVRGAHSNNASPATPKENGHSVQHASNFPHTSPGSALDDTPVYSSSELTHTWVHFVKTFVIIFPIYALGYFEFSFSWLLIGLFIFFCWRRNAGGKLSRLSRALAFFDQEERCAKHSLTSSDLPPWVHFPDVERVEWLNKTVMQMWPYICQFVEKLFREMIEPAVKECHVHLSTFCFSKIDIGNKPLRINGVKVYTENVDRRQIIMDLQISFVGNTEIDVDIKRYYCKAGIKSIQIHGVMRVVMEPLLGDVPLVGGLSLFFLKKPLLDINWTGLSNILDIPGLNGFSNNLIQDIIYSYLVLPNRITIPLVGVEDLAKLRFPMPKGVLRIHFLEAQDLEGKDQFLGGLIKGKSDPYGILHVSNQMFQSKTIKESLHPKWNEVYEALVYEPSGQHLEIELFDEDPDKDDFLGSLLIDLTKVYNEQKVDEWFELEETPTGKLHLKLEWLSLFSTPEKLDQVLRCVRADRSPAKDGLSSALLVVFLDSAKNLPNNLSDITHDGLKQVSVFKALKSAKKNSSEPSPYVHFTVGHKTFESKVRYKTREPLWEDSFSFLVHNPTRQELEVEIKDDKHKCTLGILRVPLSDLLSEEDMTLAQCFPLKNSGPSSTIKLKLALRILSLEKQFSSDLPSAVQVRKSSVPHTAPAPSLSQSASESQLLSATPSKPVRTSTLTLQDPDGEPYSASPRRSTPNLSTSMSSSQKYLPHKESTPSLASDISLPIATLELQQRLRQLQNGSASSQYPLGKIQLTVRHSSQRNKLVVVVHSCQNLIAFTKDGSDPFIRLYLLPDKSRSGRRKTSTMKKSLNPVYDQTFEFNVSTVELHRRTLDVAVKNGRSILSKHKGLLGKVLVDLSGDDISKGFTQW; translated from the exons ATGTCAGGAGACACAATGACAGCAGTCCGCGGAGCCCACTCAAACAATGCGAGCCCTGCGACTCCAAAGGAGAACGGACACAGCGTCCAGCATGCGTCCAACTTTCCCCATACCTCTCCGGGGAGCGCACTCGACGACACCCCGGTGTATTCCAGCAGCGAGCTCACCCACACATGGGTCCACTTCGTAAAGACTTTTGTCATAATTTTCCCAATTTACGCCCTGGGGTATTTTGAATTCAGTTTCAGCTGGCTGCTGATTggactttttatctttttctgctGGAGGAGAAACGCAGGAGGGAAGCTCAGCCGGCTGAGCCGAGCTCTTGCTTTCTTTGACCAAGAGGAGCGATGTGCCAAACATAGCCTAACCAGCTCTGATTTACCACCATGG GTCCATTTCCCAGATGTAGAGCGGGTGGAGTGGTTAAACAAG ACTGTCATGCAGATGTGGCCGTACATCTGTCAGTTTGTGGAAAAACTGTTCCGCGAGATGATCGAGCCGGCGGTGAAGGAGTGCCACGTCCATCTCAGCACCTTCTGCTTCAGTAAGATCGACATAGGAAACAAA CCGCTCAGGATCAATGGAGTCAAGGTTTATACAGAAAATGTGGATCGGAGGCAGATCATCATGGACCTGCAGATCAG CTTTGTTGGGAACACTGAGATTGATGTGGACATCAAACGCTACTACTGCAAAGCTGGGATCAAGAGCATTCAG ATCCACGGTGTAATGAGAGTGGTGATGGAACCCTTGCTGGGGGACGTGCCTCTAGTTGGAGGACTGTCCCTGTTTTTCCTCAAGAAGCCA CTTCTAGACATAAACTGGACTGGCCTCTCAAATATCCTGGACATTCCTGGGCTCAA CGGCTTCTCTAACAATCTGATTCAAGACATAATCTACAGTTATTTGGTTTTACCCAACCGAATCACTATCCCTCTGGTTGGTGTGGAGGACCTGGCCAAGCTACGATTTCCAATGCCTAAG GGAGTGCTAAGAATTCACTTCCTCGAGGCTCAAGATCTGGAAGGCAAGGATCAATTTCTCGGAGGACTCATCAAGGGAAAGTCGGACCCTTATGGCATCCTGCATGTCAGCAACCAAATGTTTCAGAGCAAGACGATTAAGGAGAGCCTCCATCCCAAGTGGAATGAGGTTTATGAG GCTCTTGTGTACGAACCTTCTGGTCAGCATCTGGAGATTGAGCTGTTTGATGAAGATCCGGACAAAGATGATTTCCTTGGAAG CCTCCTGATTGACTTGACCAAGGTGTACAATGAACAAAAGGTTGATGAG TGGTTTGAACTGGAAGAAACACCTACAGGGAAACTCCACTTAAAATTGGAATGGCTGTCTCTATTCTCCACCCCAGAGAAGCTGGACCAG GTTTTAAGATGTGTGCGCGCAGATAGAAGCCCAGCAAAAGATGGACTCTCGTCAGCACTATTAGTGGTCTTTCTGGACTCGGCGAAGAATTTGCCA AACAACCTGTCAGATATCACCCATGACGGGTTGAAGCAAGTCTCGGTCTTTAAGGCCCTGAAG TCGGCCAAGAAGAACAGCAGTGAACCCAGCCCTTATGTCCACTTCACAGTTGGGCACAAAACCTTTGAGAGTAAG GTCCGTTACAAGACCAGGGAGCCTCTGTGGGAGGATTCCTTCTCTTTCCTTGTTCACAATCCGACAAGGCAGGAGCTTGAAGTGGAG atAAAGGATGATAAGCATAAATGCACACTGGGTATCTTACGGGTGCCTTTGAGTGACCTGCTGTCAGAGGAAGATATGACGCTGGCTCAGTGCTTTCCTCTGAAGAACTCTGGACCCAGCTCCACCATCAAACTAAAGTTGGCTTTAAGG ATACTTTCACTGGAGAAGCAATTCTCTTCAGACCTGCCCTCTGCAGTCCAGGTCAGGAAGTCCAGTGTTCCCCACACAGCCCCGGCCCCCTCATTGAGTCAGTCCGCTTCAGAGTCCCAGCTGCTTTCTGCCACACCTTCAAAGCCAGTACGCACCTCCACTCTCACCCTCCAGGATCCCGACGGCGAGCCGTACTCCGCCAGCCCTCGCCGCAGCACACCCAACCTGAGCACCAGTATGTCTAGTTCCCAGAAGTACCTGCCTCACAAGGAGTCCACCCCCAGCCTGGCGTCGGACATCTCTCTGCCCATCGCCACCCTGGAGCTTCAGCAAAGACTTCGTCAGCTGCAGAA TGGCTCGGCCTCCAGTCAGTACCCGCTGGGTAAGATCCAGCTCACTGTTCGGCACAGCTCCCAGAGGAACAAACTTGTTGTGGTGGTGCACTCTTGCCA AAACCTGATAGCCTTCACCAAAGATGGCTCAGATCCCTTCATACGGCTGTACTTGCTGCCTGACAAGAGCCGGTCGGGAAGGCGGAAGACGAGCACGATGAAGAAGTCTCTTAATCCGGTTTATGATCAAAC GTTTGAGTTCAATGTTTCCACGGTGGAGCTGCACAGGAGAACTCTGGATGTAGCGGTAAAGAATGGAAGGAGCATCCTGTCCAAACACAAAGGCCTTTTGGGAAAG GTGCTGGTAGATTTAAGTGGAGACGATATATCAAAAGGATTCACTCAGTGGTAA
- the esyt2 gene encoding extended synaptotagmin-2 isoform X3 — translation MSGDTMTAVRGAHSNNASPATPKENGHSVQHASNFPHTSPGSALDDTPVYSSSELTHTWVHFVKTFVIIFPIYALGYFEFSFSWLLIGLFIFFCWRRNAGGKLSRLSRALAFFDQEERCAKHSLTSSDLPPWVHFPDVERVEWLNKTVMQMWPYICQFVEKLFREMIEPAVKECHVHLSTFCFSKIDIGNKPLRINGVKVYTENVDRRQIIMDLQISFVGNTEIDVDIKRYYCKAGIKSIQIHGVMRVVMEPLLGDVPLVGGLSLFFLKKPLLDINWTGLSNILDIPGLNGFSNNLIQDIIYSYLVLPNRITIPLVGVEDLAKLRFPMPKGVLRIHFLEAQDLEGKDQFLGGLIKGKSDPYGILHVSNQMFQSKTIKESLHPKWNEVYEALVYEPSGQHLEIELFDEDPDKDDFLGSLLIDLTKVYNEQKVDEWFELEETPTGKLHLKLEWLSLFSTPEKLDQVLRCVRADRSPAKDGLSSALLVVFLDSAKNLPSAKKNSSEPSPYVHFTVGHKTFESKVRYKTREPLWEDSFSFLVHNPTRQELEVEIKDDKHKCTLGILRVPLSDLLSEEDMTLAQCFPLKNSGPSSTIKLKLALRILSLEKQFSSDLPSAVQVRKSSVPHTAPAPSLSQSASESQLLSATPSKPVRTSTLTLQDPDGEPYSASPRRSTPNLSTSMSSSQKYLPHKESTPSLASDISLPIATLELQQRLRQLQNGSASSQYPLGKIQLTVRHSSQRNKLVVVVHSCQNLIAFTKDGSDPFIRLYLLPDKSRSGRRKTSTMKKSLNPVYDQTFEFNVSTVELHRRTLDVAVKNGRSILSKHKGLLGKVLVDLSGDDISKGFTQWYNLTEDGSSSQELRRSQESLITQ, via the exons ATGTCAGGAGACACAATGACAGCAGTCCGCGGAGCCCACTCAAACAATGCGAGCCCTGCGACTCCAAAGGAGAACGGACACAGCGTCCAGCATGCGTCCAACTTTCCCCATACCTCTCCGGGGAGCGCACTCGACGACACCCCGGTGTATTCCAGCAGCGAGCTCACCCACACATGGGTCCACTTCGTAAAGACTTTTGTCATAATTTTCCCAATTTACGCCCTGGGGTATTTTGAATTCAGTTTCAGCTGGCTGCTGATTggactttttatctttttctgctGGAGGAGAAACGCAGGAGGGAAGCTCAGCCGGCTGAGCCGAGCTCTTGCTTTCTTTGACCAAGAGGAGCGATGTGCCAAACATAGCCTAACCAGCTCTGATTTACCACCATGG GTCCATTTCCCAGATGTAGAGCGGGTGGAGTGGTTAAACAAG ACTGTCATGCAGATGTGGCCGTACATCTGTCAGTTTGTGGAAAAACTGTTCCGCGAGATGATCGAGCCGGCGGTGAAGGAGTGCCACGTCCATCTCAGCACCTTCTGCTTCAGTAAGATCGACATAGGAAACAAA CCGCTCAGGATCAATGGAGTCAAGGTTTATACAGAAAATGTGGATCGGAGGCAGATCATCATGGACCTGCAGATCAG CTTTGTTGGGAACACTGAGATTGATGTGGACATCAAACGCTACTACTGCAAAGCTGGGATCAAGAGCATTCAG ATCCACGGTGTAATGAGAGTGGTGATGGAACCCTTGCTGGGGGACGTGCCTCTAGTTGGAGGACTGTCCCTGTTTTTCCTCAAGAAGCCA CTTCTAGACATAAACTGGACTGGCCTCTCAAATATCCTGGACATTCCTGGGCTCAA CGGCTTCTCTAACAATCTGATTCAAGACATAATCTACAGTTATTTGGTTTTACCCAACCGAATCACTATCCCTCTGGTTGGTGTGGAGGACCTGGCCAAGCTACGATTTCCAATGCCTAAG GGAGTGCTAAGAATTCACTTCCTCGAGGCTCAAGATCTGGAAGGCAAGGATCAATTTCTCGGAGGACTCATCAAGGGAAAGTCGGACCCTTATGGCATCCTGCATGTCAGCAACCAAATGTTTCAGAGCAAGACGATTAAGGAGAGCCTCCATCCCAAGTGGAATGAGGTTTATGAG GCTCTTGTGTACGAACCTTCTGGTCAGCATCTGGAGATTGAGCTGTTTGATGAAGATCCGGACAAAGATGATTTCCTTGGAAG CCTCCTGATTGACTTGACCAAGGTGTACAATGAACAAAAGGTTGATGAG TGGTTTGAACTGGAAGAAACACCTACAGGGAAACTCCACTTAAAATTGGAATGGCTGTCTCTATTCTCCACCCCAGAGAAGCTGGACCAG GTTTTAAGATGTGTGCGCGCAGATAGAAGCCCAGCAAAAGATGGACTCTCGTCAGCACTATTAGTGGTCTTTCTGGACTCGGCGAAGAATTTGCCA TCGGCCAAGAAGAACAGCAGTGAACCCAGCCCTTATGTCCACTTCACAGTTGGGCACAAAACCTTTGAGAGTAAG GTCCGTTACAAGACCAGGGAGCCTCTGTGGGAGGATTCCTTCTCTTTCCTTGTTCACAATCCGACAAGGCAGGAGCTTGAAGTGGAG atAAAGGATGATAAGCATAAATGCACACTGGGTATCTTACGGGTGCCTTTGAGTGACCTGCTGTCAGAGGAAGATATGACGCTGGCTCAGTGCTTTCCTCTGAAGAACTCTGGACCCAGCTCCACCATCAAACTAAAGTTGGCTTTAAGG ATACTTTCACTGGAGAAGCAATTCTCTTCAGACCTGCCCTCTGCAGTCCAGGTCAGGAAGTCCAGTGTTCCCCACACAGCCCCGGCCCCCTCATTGAGTCAGTCCGCTTCAGAGTCCCAGCTGCTTTCTGCCACACCTTCAAAGCCAGTACGCACCTCCACTCTCACCCTCCAGGATCCCGACGGCGAGCCGTACTCCGCCAGCCCTCGCCGCAGCACACCCAACCTGAGCACCAGTATGTCTAGTTCCCAGAAGTACCTGCCTCACAAGGAGTCCACCCCCAGCCTGGCGTCGGACATCTCTCTGCCCATCGCCACCCTGGAGCTTCAGCAAAGACTTCGTCAGCTGCAGAA TGGCTCGGCCTCCAGTCAGTACCCGCTGGGTAAGATCCAGCTCACTGTTCGGCACAGCTCCCAGAGGAACAAACTTGTTGTGGTGGTGCACTCTTGCCA AAACCTGATAGCCTTCACCAAAGATGGCTCAGATCCCTTCATACGGCTGTACTTGCTGCCTGACAAGAGCCGGTCGGGAAGGCGGAAGACGAGCACGATGAAGAAGTCTCTTAATCCGGTTTATGATCAAAC GTTTGAGTTCAATGTTTCCACGGTGGAGCTGCACAGGAGAACTCTGGATGTAGCGGTAAAGAATGGAAGGAGCATCCTGTCCAAACACAAAGGCCTTTTGGGAAAG GTGCTGGTAGATTTAAGTGGAGACGATATATCAAAAGGATTCACTCAGTG GTATAATTTAACGGAAGATGGTTCATCATCTCAAGAATTGAGAAGAAGTCAGGAATCCCTCATCACACAGTGA
- the esyt2 gene encoding extended synaptotagmin-2 isoform X1: MSGDTMTAVRGAHSNNASPATPKENGHSVQHASNFPHTSPGSALDDTPVYSSSELTHTWVHFVKTFVIIFPIYALGYFEFSFSWLLIGLFIFFCWRRNAGGKLSRLSRALAFFDQEERCAKHSLTSSDLPPWVHFPDVERVEWLNKTVMQMWPYICQFVEKLFREMIEPAVKECHVHLSTFCFSKIDIGNKPLRINGVKVYTENVDRRQIIMDLQISFVGNTEIDVDIKRYYCKAGIKSIQIHGVMRVVMEPLLGDVPLVGGLSLFFLKKPLLDINWTGLSNILDIPGLNGFSNNLIQDIIYSYLVLPNRITIPLVGVEDLAKLRFPMPKGVLRIHFLEAQDLEGKDQFLGGLIKGKSDPYGILHVSNQMFQSKTIKESLHPKWNEVYEALVYEPSGQHLEIELFDEDPDKDDFLGSLLIDLTKVYNEQKVDEWFELEETPTGKLHLKLEWLSLFSTPEKLDQVLRCVRADRSPAKDGLSSALLVVFLDSAKNLPGVFTGSLGCGNLSERRASGLIFCESDTSECSANFSAKKNSSEPSPYVHFTVGHKTFESKVRYKTREPLWEDSFSFLVHNPTRQELEVEIKDDKHKCTLGILRVPLSDLLSEEDMTLAQCFPLKNSGPSSTIKLKLALRILSLEKQFSSDLPSAVQVRKSSVPHTAPAPSLSQSASESQLLSATPSKPVRTSTLTLQDPDGEPYSASPRRSTPNLSTSMSSSQKYLPHKESTPSLASDISLPIATLELQQRLRQLQNGSASSQYPLGKIQLTVRHSSQRNKLVVVVHSCQNLIAFTKDGSDPFIRLYLLPDKSRSGRRKTSTMKKSLNPVYDQTFEFNVSTVELHRRTLDVAVKNGRSILSKHKGLLGKVLVDLSGDDISKGFTQWYNLTEDGSSSQELRRSQESLITQ; encoded by the exons ATGTCAGGAGACACAATGACAGCAGTCCGCGGAGCCCACTCAAACAATGCGAGCCCTGCGACTCCAAAGGAGAACGGACACAGCGTCCAGCATGCGTCCAACTTTCCCCATACCTCTCCGGGGAGCGCACTCGACGACACCCCGGTGTATTCCAGCAGCGAGCTCACCCACACATGGGTCCACTTCGTAAAGACTTTTGTCATAATTTTCCCAATTTACGCCCTGGGGTATTTTGAATTCAGTTTCAGCTGGCTGCTGATTggactttttatctttttctgctGGAGGAGAAACGCAGGAGGGAAGCTCAGCCGGCTGAGCCGAGCTCTTGCTTTCTTTGACCAAGAGGAGCGATGTGCCAAACATAGCCTAACCAGCTCTGATTTACCACCATGG GTCCATTTCCCAGATGTAGAGCGGGTGGAGTGGTTAAACAAG ACTGTCATGCAGATGTGGCCGTACATCTGTCAGTTTGTGGAAAAACTGTTCCGCGAGATGATCGAGCCGGCGGTGAAGGAGTGCCACGTCCATCTCAGCACCTTCTGCTTCAGTAAGATCGACATAGGAAACAAA CCGCTCAGGATCAATGGAGTCAAGGTTTATACAGAAAATGTGGATCGGAGGCAGATCATCATGGACCTGCAGATCAG CTTTGTTGGGAACACTGAGATTGATGTGGACATCAAACGCTACTACTGCAAAGCTGGGATCAAGAGCATTCAG ATCCACGGTGTAATGAGAGTGGTGATGGAACCCTTGCTGGGGGACGTGCCTCTAGTTGGAGGACTGTCCCTGTTTTTCCTCAAGAAGCCA CTTCTAGACATAAACTGGACTGGCCTCTCAAATATCCTGGACATTCCTGGGCTCAA CGGCTTCTCTAACAATCTGATTCAAGACATAATCTACAGTTATTTGGTTTTACCCAACCGAATCACTATCCCTCTGGTTGGTGTGGAGGACCTGGCCAAGCTACGATTTCCAATGCCTAAG GGAGTGCTAAGAATTCACTTCCTCGAGGCTCAAGATCTGGAAGGCAAGGATCAATTTCTCGGAGGACTCATCAAGGGAAAGTCGGACCCTTATGGCATCCTGCATGTCAGCAACCAAATGTTTCAGAGCAAGACGATTAAGGAGAGCCTCCATCCCAAGTGGAATGAGGTTTATGAG GCTCTTGTGTACGAACCTTCTGGTCAGCATCTGGAGATTGAGCTGTTTGATGAAGATCCGGACAAAGATGATTTCCTTGGAAG CCTCCTGATTGACTTGACCAAGGTGTACAATGAACAAAAGGTTGATGAG TGGTTTGAACTGGAAGAAACACCTACAGGGAAACTCCACTTAAAATTGGAATGGCTGTCTCTATTCTCCACCCCAGAGAAGCTGGACCAG GTTTTAAGATGTGTGCGCGCAGATAGAAGCCCAGCAAAAGATGGACTCTCGTCAGCACTATTAGTGGTCTTTCTGGACTCGGCGAAGAATTTGCCA GGTGTCTTCACAGGCAGCTTAGGCTGTGGAAACTTGAGTGAGAGGAGAGCTTCTGGCTTAATCTTTTGTGAGAGCGATACTTCTGAGTGTAGTGCAAATTTT TCGGCCAAGAAGAACAGCAGTGAACCCAGCCCTTATGTCCACTTCACAGTTGGGCACAAAACCTTTGAGAGTAAG GTCCGTTACAAGACCAGGGAGCCTCTGTGGGAGGATTCCTTCTCTTTCCTTGTTCACAATCCGACAAGGCAGGAGCTTGAAGTGGAG atAAAGGATGATAAGCATAAATGCACACTGGGTATCTTACGGGTGCCTTTGAGTGACCTGCTGTCAGAGGAAGATATGACGCTGGCTCAGTGCTTTCCTCTGAAGAACTCTGGACCCAGCTCCACCATCAAACTAAAGTTGGCTTTAAGG ATACTTTCACTGGAGAAGCAATTCTCTTCAGACCTGCCCTCTGCAGTCCAGGTCAGGAAGTCCAGTGTTCCCCACACAGCCCCGGCCCCCTCATTGAGTCAGTCCGCTTCAGAGTCCCAGCTGCTTTCTGCCACACCTTCAAAGCCAGTACGCACCTCCACTCTCACCCTCCAGGATCCCGACGGCGAGCCGTACTCCGCCAGCCCTCGCCGCAGCACACCCAACCTGAGCACCAGTATGTCTAGTTCCCAGAAGTACCTGCCTCACAAGGAGTCCACCCCCAGCCTGGCGTCGGACATCTCTCTGCCCATCGCCACCCTGGAGCTTCAGCAAAGACTTCGTCAGCTGCAGAA TGGCTCGGCCTCCAGTCAGTACCCGCTGGGTAAGATCCAGCTCACTGTTCGGCACAGCTCCCAGAGGAACAAACTTGTTGTGGTGGTGCACTCTTGCCA AAACCTGATAGCCTTCACCAAAGATGGCTCAGATCCCTTCATACGGCTGTACTTGCTGCCTGACAAGAGCCGGTCGGGAAGGCGGAAGACGAGCACGATGAAGAAGTCTCTTAATCCGGTTTATGATCAAAC GTTTGAGTTCAATGTTTCCACGGTGGAGCTGCACAGGAGAACTCTGGATGTAGCGGTAAAGAATGGAAGGAGCATCCTGTCCAAACACAAAGGCCTTTTGGGAAAG GTGCTGGTAGATTTAAGTGGAGACGATATATCAAAAGGATTCACTCAGTG GTATAATTTAACGGAAGATGGTTCATCATCTCAAGAATTGAGAAGAAGTCAGGAATCCCTCATCACACAGTGA
- the esyt2 gene encoding extended synaptotagmin-2 isoform X5, with product MSGDTMTAVRGAHSNNASPATPKENGHSVQHASNFPHTSPGSALDDTPVYSSSELTHTWVHFVKTFVIIFPIYALGYFEFSFSWLLIGLFIFFCWRRNAGGKLSRLSRALAFFDQEERCAKHSLTSSDLPPWVHFPDVERVEWLNKTVMQMWPYICQFVEKLFREMIEPAVKECHVHLSTFCFSKIDIGNKPLRINGVKVYTENVDRRQIIMDLQISFVGNTEIDVDIKRYYCKAGIKSIQIHGVMRVVMEPLLGDVPLVGGLSLFFLKKPLLDINWTGLSNILDIPGLNGFSNNLIQDIIYSYLVLPNRITIPLVGVEDLAKLRFPMPKGVLRIHFLEAQDLEGKDQFLGGLIKGKSDPYGILHVSNQMFQSKTIKESLHPKWNEVYEALVYEPSGQHLEIELFDEDPDKDDFLGSLLIDLTKVYNEQKVDEWFELEETPTGKLHLKLEWLSLFSTPEKLDQVLRCVRADRSPAKDGLSSALLVVFLDSAKNLPGVFTGSLGCGNLSERRASGLIFCESDTSECSANFSAKKNSSEPSPYVHFTVGHKTFESKVRYKTREPLWEDSFSFLVHNPTRQELEVEIKDDKHKCTLGILRVPLSDLLSEEDMTLAQCFPLKNSGPSSTIKLKLALRILSLEKQFSSDLPSAVQDPDGEPYSASPRRSTPNLSTSMSSSQKYLPHKESTPSLASDISLPIATLELQQRLRQLQNGSASSQYPLGKIQLTVRHSSQRNKLVVVVHSCQNLIAFTKDGSDPFIRLYLLPDKSRSGRRKTSTMKKSLNPVYDQTFEFNVSTVELHRRTLDVAVKNGRSILSKHKGLLGKVLVDLSGDDISKGFTQWYNLTEDGSSSQELRRSQESLITQ from the exons ATGTCAGGAGACACAATGACAGCAGTCCGCGGAGCCCACTCAAACAATGCGAGCCCTGCGACTCCAAAGGAGAACGGACACAGCGTCCAGCATGCGTCCAACTTTCCCCATACCTCTCCGGGGAGCGCACTCGACGACACCCCGGTGTATTCCAGCAGCGAGCTCACCCACACATGGGTCCACTTCGTAAAGACTTTTGTCATAATTTTCCCAATTTACGCCCTGGGGTATTTTGAATTCAGTTTCAGCTGGCTGCTGATTggactttttatctttttctgctGGAGGAGAAACGCAGGAGGGAAGCTCAGCCGGCTGAGCCGAGCTCTTGCTTTCTTTGACCAAGAGGAGCGATGTGCCAAACATAGCCTAACCAGCTCTGATTTACCACCATGG GTCCATTTCCCAGATGTAGAGCGGGTGGAGTGGTTAAACAAG ACTGTCATGCAGATGTGGCCGTACATCTGTCAGTTTGTGGAAAAACTGTTCCGCGAGATGATCGAGCCGGCGGTGAAGGAGTGCCACGTCCATCTCAGCACCTTCTGCTTCAGTAAGATCGACATAGGAAACAAA CCGCTCAGGATCAATGGAGTCAAGGTTTATACAGAAAATGTGGATCGGAGGCAGATCATCATGGACCTGCAGATCAG CTTTGTTGGGAACACTGAGATTGATGTGGACATCAAACGCTACTACTGCAAAGCTGGGATCAAGAGCATTCAG ATCCACGGTGTAATGAGAGTGGTGATGGAACCCTTGCTGGGGGACGTGCCTCTAGTTGGAGGACTGTCCCTGTTTTTCCTCAAGAAGCCA CTTCTAGACATAAACTGGACTGGCCTCTCAAATATCCTGGACATTCCTGGGCTCAA CGGCTTCTCTAACAATCTGATTCAAGACATAATCTACAGTTATTTGGTTTTACCCAACCGAATCACTATCCCTCTGGTTGGTGTGGAGGACCTGGCCAAGCTACGATTTCCAATGCCTAAG GGAGTGCTAAGAATTCACTTCCTCGAGGCTCAAGATCTGGAAGGCAAGGATCAATTTCTCGGAGGACTCATCAAGGGAAAGTCGGACCCTTATGGCATCCTGCATGTCAGCAACCAAATGTTTCAGAGCAAGACGATTAAGGAGAGCCTCCATCCCAAGTGGAATGAGGTTTATGAG GCTCTTGTGTACGAACCTTCTGGTCAGCATCTGGAGATTGAGCTGTTTGATGAAGATCCGGACAAAGATGATTTCCTTGGAAG CCTCCTGATTGACTTGACCAAGGTGTACAATGAACAAAAGGTTGATGAG TGGTTTGAACTGGAAGAAACACCTACAGGGAAACTCCACTTAAAATTGGAATGGCTGTCTCTATTCTCCACCCCAGAGAAGCTGGACCAG GTTTTAAGATGTGTGCGCGCAGATAGAAGCCCAGCAAAAGATGGACTCTCGTCAGCACTATTAGTGGTCTTTCTGGACTCGGCGAAGAATTTGCCA GGTGTCTTCACAGGCAGCTTAGGCTGTGGAAACTTGAGTGAGAGGAGAGCTTCTGGCTTAATCTTTTGTGAGAGCGATACTTCTGAGTGTAGTGCAAATTTT TCGGCCAAGAAGAACAGCAGTGAACCCAGCCCTTATGTCCACTTCACAGTTGGGCACAAAACCTTTGAGAGTAAG GTCCGTTACAAGACCAGGGAGCCTCTGTGGGAGGATTCCTTCTCTTTCCTTGTTCACAATCCGACAAGGCAGGAGCTTGAAGTGGAG atAAAGGATGATAAGCATAAATGCACACTGGGTATCTTACGGGTGCCTTTGAGTGACCTGCTGTCAGAGGAAGATATGACGCTGGCTCAGTGCTTTCCTCTGAAGAACTCTGGACCCAGCTCCACCATCAAACTAAAGTTGGCTTTAAGG ATACTTTCACTGGAGAAGCAATTCTCTTCAGACCTGCCCTCTGCAGTCCAG GATCCCGACGGCGAGCCGTACTCCGCCAGCCCTCGCCGCAGCACACCCAACCTGAGCACCAGTATGTCTAGTTCCCAGAAGTACCTGCCTCACAAGGAGTCCACCCCCAGCCTGGCGTCGGACATCTCTCTGCCCATCGCCACCCTGGAGCTTCAGCAAAGACTTCGTCAGCTGCAGAA TGGCTCGGCCTCCAGTCAGTACCCGCTGGGTAAGATCCAGCTCACTGTTCGGCACAGCTCCCAGAGGAACAAACTTGTTGTGGTGGTGCACTCTTGCCA AAACCTGATAGCCTTCACCAAAGATGGCTCAGATCCCTTCATACGGCTGTACTTGCTGCCTGACAAGAGCCGGTCGGGAAGGCGGAAGACGAGCACGATGAAGAAGTCTCTTAATCCGGTTTATGATCAAAC GTTTGAGTTCAATGTTTCCACGGTGGAGCTGCACAGGAGAACTCTGGATGTAGCGGTAAAGAATGGAAGGAGCATCCTGTCCAAACACAAAGGCCTTTTGGGAAAG GTGCTGGTAGATTTAAGTGGAGACGATATATCAAAAGGATTCACTCAGTG GTATAATTTAACGGAAGATGGTTCATCATCTCAAGAATTGAGAAGAAGTCAGGAATCCCTCATCACACAGTGA